The following coding sequences are from one Leptospira mayottensis 200901116 window:
- a CDS encoding potassium-transporting ATPase subunit F, with protein sequence MGGLCLVYLVYSIFKPEKF encoded by the coding sequence ATGGGCGGACTTTGTCTTGTCTATTTGGTTTATTCTATTTTTAAACCGGAGAAATTCTAA
- the kdpA gene encoding potassium-transporting ATPase subunit KdpA: MATEWIQLSIFLFSISVFSPLFGLWLHKIFTSSEALKFEPLLYKLCGIDPKRNMDWKEYTISLLLFNLFGFILLFLILLFQNFLPFNPSNFAGLDIYLAFNTAVSFTTNTNWQAYSGESTLSYFSQSVGLTVQNFLSAATGFCVLLALSRGLSANSNAFALGNFWKDLIRGILYVLFPSAFALALTLVATGLVQTFSSYVTANTLEGAEQIIPLGPVASQIAIKQLGTNGGGFFGVNSAHPFENPTPLSNFFQMFSILILPGACVFLYGRMIGNLRHAWVIFSVMFTVFCIGVITVWFSESSYNPIFDSYGFWEGKEVRFGILNSAVWEVATTVASNGSVNSMHDSFSPIGGLIGMLNIQLGEVIFGGVGAGMYGMVLFILLTVFLSGIMVGRSPEYLGKKIDKVEIRMSILGILLPSTVILLFTAISVSLPDASSSLSNRGPHGLSEILYAFSSGAGNNGSAFAGLNVNTPYYNSMLGIAMLIGRFGVILPVLAIAGSTAVKKRSEVVSEGSFSTEGGIFYVLLLSVIVIVGALTFFPALTIGPILEHFLMLQGRTF, translated from the coding sequence ATGGCCACGGAATGGATTCAACTTTCGATTTTTCTTTTTTCAATCTCAGTCTTTTCTCCCCTATTCGGTCTTTGGCTGCATAAAATATTCACCTCATCGGAGGCTCTAAAATTCGAACCGCTTTTATACAAACTCTGCGGAATCGATCCGAAACGGAATATGGACTGGAAAGAATATACGATCTCACTTTTGTTATTCAACCTATTTGGCTTTATTCTTCTGTTTCTGATCCTGCTCTTTCAAAATTTTCTTCCTTTCAACCCTTCGAATTTTGCGGGACTCGATATCTATCTTGCGTTCAATACCGCCGTAAGCTTTACAACCAACACAAACTGGCAGGCTTACAGCGGAGAATCGACTTTGAGTTATTTTTCACAGTCTGTCGGATTAACGGTTCAGAACTTTCTCAGCGCGGCGACGGGGTTTTGTGTCCTTCTCGCACTTTCAAGGGGGCTTTCGGCGAACTCAAACGCATTCGCGCTCGGAAATTTTTGGAAGGATTTAATCCGAGGAATCTTATACGTTCTTTTTCCTTCGGCTTTTGCGCTTGCTTTAACGTTAGTCGCAACAGGATTGGTACAGACATTTTCGAGTTACGTGACCGCAAACACATTGGAGGGTGCAGAACAAATCATCCCGTTAGGACCCGTAGCCTCGCAAATCGCGATCAAACAATTAGGAACAAACGGGGGAGGATTTTTCGGAGTCAATAGCGCACATCCTTTCGAGAACCCCACTCCCCTTTCTAATTTCTTTCAGATGTTTTCCATTCTGATTCTTCCGGGAGCATGCGTATTTTTATACGGAAGAATGATCGGAAATCTCAGACACGCATGGGTGATCTTCAGCGTAATGTTCACGGTTTTTTGTATCGGAGTAATTACAGTTTGGTTCTCCGAATCCTCCTACAATCCTATTTTCGATTCGTACGGCTTTTGGGAAGGAAAAGAAGTCAGGTTCGGAATCTTAAACAGCGCGGTCTGGGAGGTAGCCACCACAGTAGCGTCTAACGGGTCCGTCAATTCCATGCACGACAGTTTTTCTCCGATCGGCGGTCTAATAGGAATGTTGAATATACAACTAGGGGAGGTAATATTCGGAGGAGTCGGAGCCGGTATGTACGGAATGGTCCTTTTTATTCTTCTTACCGTTTTTTTGAGCGGCATCATGGTGGGTCGTAGTCCGGAATATCTCGGTAAAAAAATAGACAAAGTAGAAATCCGAATGTCGATCTTGGGAATTCTTTTACCGTCTACCGTCATTCTTCTTTTTACAGCGATTTCGGTGAGTTTACCGGACGCCTCATCCTCGTTGTCAAACCGAGGACCACACGGACTTTCCGAAATTCTGTATGCGTTCTCATCCGGAGCCGGAAACAACGGAAGCGCGTTTGCCGGTTTGAATGTTAACACTCCGTATTATAATTCCATGTTAGGAATCGCGATGTTGATCGGAAGATTCGGAGTCATTCTCCCCGTTCTTGCGATCGCAGGAAGCACCGCGGTCAAAAAAAGATCCGAGGTCGTTTCGGAAGGTTCCTTTTCCACGGAGGGAGGAATATTTTACGTTTTACTTCTTTCCGTAATCGTGATCGTAGGCGCGTTGACCTTTTTTCCCGCACTGACAATCGGACCGATACTTGAACATTTTCTAATGTTACAAGGCAGAACTTTTTAA
- the kdpB gene encoding potassium-transporting ATPase subunit KdpB, producing the protein MSRKSKGFFESGVLREAVVNTFKKLNPLSQIKNPVMFVVFLGALFTIWIFSKDLYHGIYSSFNLQIGLWLWFTVFFANFAEAIAEGRGKARTDSLKKTRSNVVAKKLVDGKIRPVPGTSLKIGDSVLCEPGDLIPGDGEIIEGIASVDESAITGESAPVVRESGGDRSAVTGGTRVLSDKIIITITAEQGNTFLDKMIALVEGAKRQKTPNEIALTMLLSGLSFVFLVVVISLPFFAEFVAKEGGQKADLSVPVLISLLVCLIPTTIAGLLSAIGISGMERLIRFNVISKSGKAIEAAGDIDILLLDKTGTITLGNREARAFFPAPGVEEKYLADIAQLSSLADETPEGRSIVVLAKEKFGIRERNLTEMEAEFIPFSASTKMSGLDLKKEGIVTRRIRKGAGDAIKAYLQNFGQKISFEMEDVIQRVSQKGSTPILVAEDDKLLGVIELKDIVKGGLKERFASLRKMGIRTVMITGDNQLTAAAIAAEAGVDDFLAEATPETKLKKIREQQNKGYLVAMIGDGTNDAPALAQSDVGVAMNTGTQTAREAGNMIDLDSNPSKLIEIVEIGKQLLMTRGALTTFSIANDIAKYFAIIPALFGAFYATADVVDGPLSVLNLMHLNSQKSAVLSAVIFNALVIPALIPLALKGVTYKPLGADKILRRNLLIFGFGGILTPFLGIKCIDMILVLLGLD; encoded by the coding sequence ATGAGCCGTAAATCAAAAGGTTTCTTCGAATCGGGAGTCTTAAGGGAAGCCGTCGTAAACACATTCAAAAAATTGAATCCACTTTCTCAAATTAAAAATCCGGTGATGTTCGTCGTTTTTTTAGGGGCGCTTTTTACGATCTGGATCTTCTCCAAAGACTTATACCACGGAATTTATTCCTCCTTTAACCTGCAGATCGGTTTGTGGTTATGGTTTACAGTTTTTTTCGCGAATTTCGCGGAAGCGATCGCGGAAGGAAGGGGGAAGGCCAGAACCGACAGTCTCAAAAAAACCAGATCCAATGTCGTCGCCAAAAAACTCGTAGACGGTAAGATCCGTCCGGTTCCCGGAACATCCTTAAAAATCGGCGACTCGGTGTTATGCGAACCGGGGGATCTGATTCCGGGAGACGGAGAAATTATAGAAGGAATCGCGAGCGTGGACGAATCCGCGATCACGGGAGAATCCGCTCCCGTAGTAAGAGAAAGCGGAGGAGATCGAAGCGCGGTCACCGGCGGAACTAGAGTGTTAAGCGACAAGATTATAATCACCATCACGGCTGAGCAAGGAAATACTTTCTTAGATAAGATGATCGCTCTTGTGGAAGGCGCAAAACGGCAAAAAACTCCGAACGAAATCGCACTTACCATGCTTCTTTCCGGTTTGTCTTTCGTATTTCTGGTCGTGGTCATCAGCCTGCCGTTCTTTGCGGAATTCGTCGCAAAGGAAGGAGGACAAAAAGCCGATCTATCCGTCCCCGTTTTGATTTCTCTTCTTGTCTGTCTTATACCCACGACGATAGCCGGGTTACTTTCCGCAATCGGGATTTCCGGCATGGAACGCCTGATTCGGTTTAATGTGATTTCAAAAAGCGGAAAGGCGATCGAGGCCGCAGGTGATATCGACATTCTTCTTTTGGACAAAACGGGAACGATCACGTTAGGCAACAGAGAGGCAAGGGCATTCTTCCCCGCACCAGGAGTGGAGGAAAAATATCTTGCGGACATCGCACAACTTTCCTCTCTTGCGGACGAAACACCGGAAGGAAGATCCATTGTCGTATTAGCAAAAGAGAAATTCGGGATCCGAGAAAGAAATCTTACCGAAATGGAAGCCGAATTTATTCCATTCAGCGCCTCTACGAAAATGAGCGGATTGGACCTAAAGAAAGAAGGAATAGTGACCCGGAGAATCCGCAAAGGGGCTGGGGACGCGATCAAGGCCTATCTCCAGAACTTCGGTCAAAAAATTTCCTTCGAAATGGAAGACGTCATTCAAAGGGTTTCACAAAAAGGAAGCACTCCGATTCTTGTCGCGGAAGACGACAAACTTTTGGGAGTGATCGAACTCAAAGACATCGTCAAAGGCGGATTGAAGGAAAGATTTGCGAGTCTTCGTAAGATGGGAATCAGGACCGTCATGATCACCGGAGACAATCAACTCACCGCTGCCGCAATCGCCGCAGAAGCGGGAGTGGACGACTTCTTAGCCGAGGCGACTCCTGAAACAAAACTGAAAAAAATCAGAGAACAACAAAACAAAGGTTATCTCGTTGCGATGATAGGAGACGGCACTAACGATGCGCCGGCACTCGCTCAATCCGACGTAGGAGTTGCGATGAACACGGGAACTCAGACCGCAAGAGAAGCGGGTAACATGATCGACCTAGACAGCAATCCGAGCAAGCTCATAGAGATCGTTGAAATCGGAAAACAACTTCTGATGACGAGAGGCGCTCTGACAACTTTTAGTATCGCAAACGACATCGCAAAATACTTCGCGATCATTCCTGCGCTCTTCGGAGCTTTTTATGCTACGGCCGACGTTGTGGACGGTCCTTTATCCGTTCTCAACTTAATGCATCTCAACTCGCAGAAAAGTGCGGTGCTCAGCGCGGTTATTTTCAACGCGTTAGTCATTCCGGCCTTGATTCCTTTAGCGCTGAAAGGTGTGACTTATAAACCTCTGGGAGCGGACAAAATATTAAGGCGAAATCTTTTGATCTTCGGTTTTGGCGGTATTCTTACTCCGTTCTTAGGAATCAAATGTATCGACATGATCCTAGTCTTATTAGGGCTCGATTGA
- the kdpC gene encoding potassium-transporting ATPase subunit KdpC, with amino-acid sequence MLNTASIAIRTLLSLTFITGILYPIVITGFSERFFPSSSNGSLIRVDGKIVGSELIAQKFTKNEYFWPRPSAGNYTTVASTASNSSATNAYLKSKIDERRKFLLAKHPDQKSVPPDLLFASGSGLDPHISPAGIQFQKNRVIAARKLTQEQILLFQKIIEQSLERPTLGYIGEKRVNVLRLNLKLDGEFGRIKE; translated from the coding sequence ATGTTAAACACGGCATCGATTGCGATCAGAACCCTTTTATCTCTTACATTTATCACCGGAATTCTTTATCCGATCGTCATTACCGGATTTTCCGAACGCTTTTTCCCGTCCTCATCAAACGGAAGTTTGATACGAGTCGACGGCAAAATCGTAGGTTCGGAACTGATCGCCCAAAAGTTTACAAAAAACGAATATTTCTGGCCTAGACCCTCAGCCGGAAATTATACAACGGTGGCTTCGACGGCGTCCAATTCAAGTGCGACTAACGCTTACTTGAAATCGAAAATCGACGAAAGAAGAAAGTTCCTTTTGGCGAAACATCCGGATCAGAAGAGCGTTCCTCCCGATCTATTGTTTGCTTCCGGTTCCGGGCTCGATCCTCATATCAGTCCCGCCGGCATTCAATTTCAGAAAAATCGGGTGATCGCTGCGAGAAAATTGACTCAAGAACAGATTCTTCTATTTCAAAAAATCATAGAACAATCTCTGGAGCGGCCCACACTCGGATACATCGGAGAAAAACGCGTCAACGTACTTCGATTGAACTTGAAATTGGATGGTGAATTCGGAAGAATCAAAGAATGA